In uncultured Fretibacterium sp., the genomic window GAACCTACTTCAAAGCCATGCTCTATAACCTTCTTGTCCTCCATCAGCAAAACACTCCCTTCTCTTTCATGCTCAGCAGCGGAATGGGTACCCCACTCCGCCCCCAAAGAAAATGCGCCCTACGGCACTCGCGCCTCTCTTCGCCCCTTCCAGGCTTTTTGTTTCAGATATACAGCCACAAGGAATCCCACCCCGACGCAGTTGGCGACGAGGGAAGGGTATAGGATCAGGAACGGAATCGACAGGAGCAGGAGACGTTCCACAATATTGAGATCGTCGATCAGGAAGCCCTGCACCGCCGAGGCTAATCCAATGACTCCCAACAGCGCAGTCACACACCCGAGAATAATCTGGAGCACGTCGCCCTGGAGGAGGAGATAGGGGTTGTAGACGAACATATAGGGAACGATGAACCCTGCAATTGCGACGAGCAAGGCCGTGAATCCCGTTTTGAGGGCCTTGGCGCGTGCTATTCCGGCCGCGGCGTAGGTCGCCAGGGCTACGGGAGGCGTAACGTCCGCCAGGACCCCGAAGTAAAGGCAGAACAAATGTGCCGACATCATGGGCACCCCCATCTGAGCCAGGGCCGGGGCTGCCAGGGTCGACGTGATGATATACTGCGCCGTAGTCGGAACTCCCATCCCCAGCACGATGGATCCGACCATCGTCAGGAAAAGCGCCATCGGCAGGATTCCGCCCGACAGGCTGAGGACATAGGATGAGAAGGAGAGCCCTACGCCTGTGATGCCGATGACACCAATCATGATGCCCGAGCAGGCACAGGCCGCCGCAACCTCGATGGCGCTGAGCCCTCCCTCGATCAAGGTTGCCAGAATGCGCCTCGGCGTCATACGCTGTTCCGGTTTTCCGAACCAGGAGACCACGATCAGCAGAAGGATGGAATAGAACACCGCCAAAGTGGGAGAATAACCATAGGCCAGGAACACGATCAGCGTAAGGATGGGAAGAAGCAGAAACCAGCCCCTCTTCATAATCGCCCCTATCCTGGGAAGGGAACTGCTGTCCAGCCGTTTCATGTGCATCTTGCCGGCCCGGAAATGCACCATGGCGATGATGGAGATGAAGTAGAGCAGCGCGGGGATAGCTGCAGCGACGACGATATCCCAATAGGATATCCCCAGGAACTGTGCCATGATGAAGGCCGCCGCACCCATGACGGGAGGCATGACCTGGCCCCCTGTAGAGGCCGACGCAACGACGGCCCCGGCGAATTCCGCCCTGTAGCCGCCCTGCTTCATCAGAGGGATGGTGAAGGCCCCCGTCGTTACCGCGTTGGCCACGGAGCTTCCTGATACTGTGCCCATGAGTGCGCTGGCGACGACGGCCGCCTTGCCCGCTCCGCCTTGGCTGCGTCCTGTTAGTGCCACGGCCAGGTCGATGAAGAACTGCCCGGCCCCCGAGGTGTTCAAAAACGCGCCGAAGAGAACGAACAGGAAGATGAAGGAGGCCGAGACACCGAGCGGTACCCCAAAGATGCCGTCCGTCCGGAGGTAGAGGAACGGAGCAAGTTCATCCAAAGTAAAACCCCTGTGAGCCAGCATCCCGGGGAAATAGCGGCCGTACAGGGCGTAGACGATGGCGATGATAGCCATGATGGGCAAGGGCCAGCCCATTGAACGCCTCACGCCCTCCAGCACCAGGAGCGTCATGATAATACCGAGGACGACGTCGGACGTAACAGCCGCCCCCTCGCGCATCGCGATGGCCTCCCAGTTGATGATGATGTTCAGACAGCCCACAGCCATGAGGGCTGCAAAAGCCCAATCCCAGATATCGATTCTCTCCTTCGGCCTGCTTCGGAACATGGGGTACCGAAGAAAGAGGAGCACCCCCATGAAGAGCCAGTGCCAGGAACGCTGATACATGGCGGCCAGCTGCCCGAAGGCGGCCGTATAGAGGTGAAAGAGGGAGGCCGTGAGGGCCAGACCGCAGATCAGAATGTTGCTCCAACCCGTCAGGTGCCGTTTGGGACTTTCCATTTTGTCCAGCAGGGCCTCTCCATTGCCAGGAGCTGACCCCGAATTGAGAGCGCCGTTCTTGTCCATCGCATCGCTCATACGCATTTCTCCTTTCAAAAGACGAATAAGGGCCGCTGCTGCACAGAAGGGACAGGGAGATCGCTCCCTGTCCCTTCCCGAATGCATGCAAGGTCAGCTATTTTACCTCGATGCCCTGCTCCCGGAAGTACTTGACCGCTCCTCCGACGAAGGGGATGATCCCGACGCTTGCCTCCTGCGGCACAAAGTGCTCGGCCTGGGGAGTCACCTTCAGGAAGGCCCCCTTGTTGTCCATCAGAGTTTTGAGGATGTTGTAGGAGAGTGTTTCGCCCATCTTCTCGTTCACGACGAGGAAATTGCCGTCCGCCACGGTCAGCACGTCCTCGTTTTGCTTGGCGTAGGTCCCCGCCGCGATGGTATAGGGGAAGAGGAAAGGATTCTTCTCCACGACCTTTTCGACCAGCTCCTTGGGCAACGGGACCAGGACGACATCACGGACCGCGGCAACCTCCAGAACCGCCGAGCCGGGGGCCGCAAAGTTCCAGAACACCGCATCCACGTGCCCGTCCTTCAGCGCCGTAGCCCCTTCGGGCTGGGTCAGCTGCTGCTTCTGGATGTCCT contains:
- a CDS encoding TRAP transporter permease, producing MSDAMDKNGALNSGSAPGNGEALLDKMESPKRHLTGWSNILICGLALTASLFHLYTAAFGQLAAMYQRSWHWLFMGVLLFLRYPMFRSRPKERIDIWDWAFAALMAVGCLNIIINWEAIAMREGAAVTSDVVLGIIMTLLVLEGVRRSMGWPLPIMAIIAIVYALYGRYFPGMLAHRGFTLDELAPFLYLRTDGIFGVPLGVSASFIFLFVLFGAFLNTSGAGQFFIDLAVALTGRSQGGAGKAAVVASALMGTVSGSSVANAVTTGAFTIPLMKQGGYRAEFAGAVVASASTGGQVMPPVMGAAAFIMAQFLGISYWDIVVAAAIPALLYFISIIAMVHFRAGKMHMKRLDSSSLPRIGAIMKRGWFLLLPILTLIVFLAYGYSPTLAVFYSILLLIVVSWFGKPEQRMTPRRILATLIEGGLSAIEVAAACACSGIMIGVIGITGVGLSFSSYVLSLSGGILPMALFLTMVGSIVLGMGVPTTAQYIITSTLAAPALAQMGVPMMSAHLFCLYFGVLADVTPPVALATYAAAGIARAKALKTGFTALLVAIAGFIVPYMFVYNPYLLLQGDVLQIILGCVTALLGVIGLASAVQGFLIDDLNIVERLLLLSIPFLILYPSLVANCVGVGFLVAVYLKQKAWKGRREARVP